In one window of Arachis ipaensis cultivar K30076 chromosome B06, Araip1.1, whole genome shotgun sequence DNA:
- the LOC107647159 gene encoding uncharacterized protein LOC107647159, whose protein sequence is MRIFVQSIDYNIWKIILNGPDVPTKQNTDGEVVAKEDSEWTYEEKKKVELNAKAINLMHCAISFEEFRKVSRCKTAKEIWDKLRLTHEGTKQVRETRIDMLMKEYEMFSMKEDESIDQMFERFSIIINNLDAMGRNYSEETLVRKIMRSLTKKWEVKSTAISERNDLIKITYDELRGKLLAYHVSRQR, encoded by the coding sequence ATGAGAATCTTCGTGCAGTCAATCGACTACAATATCTGGAAGATCATTCTCAACGGACCGGACGTTcccaccaaacagaatactgatgGAGAAGTAGTAGCAAAGGAAGACAGTGAATGGACatatgaagaaaagaagaaggttgAACTCAACGCCAAAGCAATCAACCTGATGCATTGTGCAATCAGTTTTGAAGAGTTCAGAAAAGTGTCAAGGTGCAAAACGGCTAAAGAAATCTGGGATAAGCTTAGACTCACTCATGAAGGCACTAAGCAAGTGAGGGAAACCAGAATTGACATGCTGATGAAGGAGTATGAAATGTTCAGTATGAAGGAGGATGAGAGCATCGATCAAATGTTCGAAAGAttctcaataatcatcaacaatctgGACGCCATGGGAAGAAACTACTCTGAAGAAACCTTAGTAAGGAAGATTATGAGAAGTCTTACTAAGAAATGGGAAGTGAAAAGCACAGCCATCTCTGAAAGGAATGATTTGATCAAAATCACCTATGATGAGCTAAGAGGTAAGCTGCTGGCTTATCATGTCTCAAGACAAagatga